From the genome of Nitrospirota bacterium, one region includes:
- a CDS encoding cytochrome bc complex cytochrome b subunit, producing the protein MGQPIKEWFESRTGLGKIFHKEMIEYRVPKGLTLPYSLGVLAVVFLVIQIISGVFVLMYYKPDMNLAFDSVNYTIAQVIPWGWFFRALHAVGAGFFMAIIYTHMFTGVYYNAYKNPRQLVWIIGWVIYMVMILLVLTGYLLPQGQLSYWASEVVSEMPTAIPLGIMDKVSLWIKGGFSVGDITITRFFALHVVLLPLLLIVLVFFHMQFFHQTGVTSADGREVHGNEKETVPFIYVTLKEGVIIAIVLAAFSYFIFFNPGPFTPSANFAPADPMRTPAHIAPEWYLTAFYEIFRSIPGKFLGFMATNMFLIFLLLLPILDTSKKKSATKRPLFYFVYLLFLLSFAVLSIEGTQPDTAQSRVIGQVFFFVNMLFFASLPVIAHFEKKKEAIQ; encoded by the coding sequence ATGGGTCAACCGATAAAAGAATGGTTTGAATCAAGAACTGGTTTGGGAAAAATTTTCCATAAGGAGATGATTGAGTATCGTGTTCCTAAAGGATTAACACTGCCGTACTCATTAGGTGTTTTAGCTGTTGTGTTTCTTGTTATACAGATAATAAGCGGGGTTTTCGTACTTATGTATTATAAGCCTGATATGAACCTTGCATTCGACAGTGTTAATTACACGATTGCTCAAGTTATACCGTGGGGGTGGTTTTTTAGAGCACTTCATGCAGTAGGTGCAGGCTTTTTCATGGCAATAATATATACACATATGTTTACAGGCGTTTACTACAACGCGTATAAAAATCCAAGACAACTTGTTTGGATTATCGGATGGGTAATATATATGGTTATGATCCTTCTGGTTTTAACCGGATATCTTCTTCCACAGGGACAGCTTTCATACTGGGCAAGTGAGGTAGTCAGCGAAATGCCGACAGCTATTCCGCTTGGCATAATGGACAAGGTATCTTTATGGATAAAGGGTGGATTTTCAGTTGGAGATATCACAATCACAAGATTTTTTGCGCTGCATGTTGTACTTTTACCGCTTTTGCTGATAGTCCTCGTCTTTTTTCATATGCAATTTTTTCATCAGACAGGTGTTACAAGTGCCGACGGACGCGAAGTTCACGGAAATGAAAAAGAAACGGTTCCATTTATATATGTAACTTTGAAAGAAGGTGTTATAATAGCAATCGTATTGGCAGCATTTTCATATTTTATATTCTTTAATCCGGGTCCATTTACACCTTCCGCTAATTTTGCTCCCGCAGATCCAATGAGAACACCTGCACATATTGCACCCGAGTGGTATTTAACCGCTTTTTATGAGATCTTCAGATCCATACCGGGCAAATTTCTCGGTTTTATGGCAACCAATATGTTCTTAATATTTCTGCTTTTATTACCAATTCTGGATACATCAAAAAAGAAAAGCGCAACAAAGCGTCCGCTGTTCTATTTTGTGTACCTGTTGTTTCTTCTCTCTTTTGCGGTACTTTCCATTGAGGGCACGCAGCCGGATACAGCTCAGTCAAGAGTAATCGGACAAGTATTCTTTTTTGTCAATATGTTATTTTTCGCAAGCTTACCGGTGATAGCTCATTTTGAGAAAAAAAAGGAGGCAATACAGTGA
- a CDS encoding c-type cytochrome — translation MKFLRSIPIVIILGGLFYALWSGVLEPSEWKVPQSAEVIKAKVGEVQLVKEGAKIFKTSCAACHSLRYKKIYPFFVNAPNEKPLFKILMKEHNGFLTRDVYESAFALQLKGLKAAFGSVPPDLSTAYVYLGEGKLFNIIKDPQKVLPGTKMPNMHLNNKQIVAVSAFLKTAILPTAKETSRRHLIGMIVIIFFIILAILLALYRKVVLE, via the coding sequence GTGAAATTCCTGCGTTCAATTCCAATTGTTATAATACTTGGCGGTCTGTTCTATGCCCTGTGGAGCGGTGTTCTGGAGCCGTCAGAATGGAAGGTTCCTCAATCTGCCGAGGTTATCAAGGCAAAAGTCGGGGAAGTTCAATTAGTTAAAGAAGGTGCAAAAATATTTAAGACATCTTGTGCCGCCTGCCACTCATTAAGATACAAAAAAATATACCCATTTTTTGTTAATGCGCCAAATGAAAAACCACTCTTTAAAATTCTCATGAAAGAACACAACGGATTTCTGACAAGAGATGTTTATGAATCAGCCTTTGCGCTTCAATTAAAGGGTCTCAAAGCGGCATTCGGATCGGTTCCGCCGGATCTTTCAACCGCTTATGTTTATTTGGGTGAAGGAAAATTATTTAATATTATCAAAGACCCGCAAAAGGTGCTTCCGGGTACTAAAATGCCCAATATGCATCTAAACAACAAACAGATTGTGGCAGTATCGGCATTTTTGAAAACTGCTATACTTCCTACCGCAAAAGAAACCAGTAGAAGACATCTCATCGGTATGATTGTTATCATATTCTTTATTATTCTCGCAATACTGTTAGCATTATACAGAAAAGTTGTATTGGAAGA